The Sesamum indicum cultivar Zhongzhi No. 13 linkage group LG6, S_indicum_v1.0, whole genome shotgun sequence genome has a segment encoding these proteins:
- the LOC105164919 gene encoding UDP-glycosyltransferase 74F2-like — protein MDNREENRHKPHCLVLPFPIQGHINPMLQFSKRLSHKGIRITLAATKHLFKTTQQFSGSISVETISDGFDEGKADVDLDPYLARFEQVGTETLSELLDKLRDSGRPVDCVIYDPFLPWAVVVAKKHGLVGAAFFTQSSSVNSIYYNVYKGQLKVPLLDKEIAVAGLPLLEISDVPSFVRDQDSHPGSFELVLNQFRNVEEADFVFVNSFYELEEEVTDLMAKILPVKTIGPTTPSMYLDKRLTEDKDYDLSIFKPVNSCMKWLEERTNKSVIYVSFGSMAKLEGEQMEELALGLKMTNKYFLWVVRSSEESKLPKSFVQETQEKGLIVSWCPQLEVLAHDAIGCFITHCGWNSTLEALSLGVPMVAVPWWSDQSTNAKLVMDVWKMGIRARPDVKDIVGREEIVRCIKHVMEGEEGNEVRKNAKKWRELARKAVDEGGSSDRNIQEFLSTLESIAPK, from the exons ATGGATaatagagaagaaaacagaCACAAACCTCACTGTCTGGTCCTGCCATTTCCCATCCAAGGTCACATAAACCCTATGCTTCAATTCTCTAAGCGTTTATCACACAAAGGTATCAGAATCACCTTAGCAGCAACAAAGCACTTGTTCAAGACCACGCAACAGTTTTCGGGCTCGATCTCCGTGGAGACAATCTCGGATGGTTTTGATGAAGGCAAAGCAGATGTTGACCTAGACCCTTACTTGGCTAGGTTTGAACAGGTTGGGACAGAAACCCTGTCCGAGCTGCTGGACAAGCTCAGGGACTCGGGTCGCCCCGTTGATTGTGTAATTTACGATCCGTTTCTCCCGTGGGCTGTTGTTGTGGCCAAGAAGCATGGACTAGTCGGAGCTGCATTTTTCACTCAATCGTCCTCCGTGAATAGCATTTACTACAACGTGTATAAAGGGCAGTTGAAAGTTCCTCTTTTGGATAAGGAAATTGCTGTCGCTGGATTGCCACTATTGGAAATCTCCGACGTGCCTTCTTTTGTGCGTGATCAAGATTCGCATCCCGGGTCGTTCGAGCTGGTCCTGAATCAGTTTCGGAATGTTGAGGAAgctgattttgtttttgtcaaTTCCTTCTATGAGTTGGAAGAAGAG GTGACGGATTTGATGGCAAAAATTTTGCCAGTGAAGACGATTGGACCAACTACGCCATCCATGTACTTAGACAAAAGACTGACGGAGGACAAAGACTACGATCTTAGTATCTTTAAGCCGGTCAATTCTTGCATGAAATGGTTAGAAGAACGGACGAACAAATCCGTTATTTATGTGTCATTTGGTAGTATGGCAAAGTTGGAAGGGGAGCAAATGGAGGAATTAGCTCTAGGTCTAAAAATGACCAATAAGTACTTCTTATGGGTGGTTAGATCATCGGAGGAATCCAAACTTCCTAAAAGTTTCGTACAAGAGACACAAGAGAAAGGATTAATTGTGTCATGGTGTCCACAGTTGGAGGTTTTGGCCCATGATGCGATAGGTTGTTTCATCACACACTGTGGGTGGAACTCGACATTGGAAGCACTGAGTCTAGGAGTCCCGATGGTGGCAGTGCCGTGGTGGAGCGACCAGAGCACGAACGCAAAGTTAGTGATGGATGTTTGGAAAATGGGGATCAGGGCACGTCCGGACGTGAAAGATATTGTCGGGAGAGAGGAGATAGTGCGGTGTATAAAGCATGTGATGGAGGGAGAGGAAGGAAACGAGGTAAGAAAGAATgcaaaaaaatggagagagTTAGCTAGAAAGGCAGTTGATGAGGGTGGGAGTTCTGATCGAAACATCCAGGAGTTTCTTTCTACCCTAGAATCCATTGCTCCCAAGTGA
- the LOC105164920 gene encoding UDP-glycosyltransferase 74G1-like, whose amino-acid sequence MENENEARKPHCLLVSFPLQGHVNPMLQFSKRLHHKGRTRITLAVTKSFLKTAQDFPAISFPVEAFSDGFDDGFDEKFGPEEIYKRCWEVGSATLVQLVEKLRSSGSGVDCLIYDPFYPWALDVAKKFGLTAAMFFTQSNSVNSIYFHAHKGELKLPLSEAEVRIPGGLPALKPEDTPSFIRDYESDPVRSELMTQQFRNVEIVDWIFVNTFHELEQEVCDWMAKFLPVRAIGPTIPSMYIDKRLPDDREYGISAFKPVTDPCMKWLKNQPNRSVIYASFGSFAQPGKEQMEELALALKMSNMNFLWVVRASEEAKLPKNYREETSEKGLIITWCNQLDVLAHEAIGCFVTHCGWNSTLETLSLGVPMVALPQWSDQSTNAKLVSDVWRVGIRAQPDDKGIVGNAEIVRCLKHVVEGETGEEIRRSAMKWKKLAREAVDEGGSSDRNIEEFVSALMKF is encoded by the exons ATGGAGAACGAAAATGAAGCCCGAAAACCTCATTGCTTACTTGTATCGTTTCCACTCCAAGGCCACGTAAACCCTATGCTCCAATTCTCCAAACGTCTGCACCACAAAGGACGAACTCGAATCACGCTAGCCGTCACCAAGTCCTTCCTCAAAACCGCTCAAGATTTTCCGGCGATCTCGTTCCCGGTGGAAGCGTTCTCCGATGGCTTCGACGACGGGTTCGACGAGAAGTTCGGACCAGAAGAGATTTACAAGCGTTGTTGGGAAGTCGGGTCGGCAACTCTGGTGCAACTCGTGGAGAAGCTCCGGAGCTCTGGATCCGGCGTTGATTGCTTAATTTACGACCCGTTTTACCCGTGGGCGCTGGACGTGGCGAAGAAGTTTGGGTTGACGGCGGCTATGTTTTTCACTCAGTCAAATTCTGTGAACAGTATTTACTTCCATGCTCATAAGGGGGAGCTGAAGCTTCCGCTTTCGGAGGCTGAGGTCCGGATTCCGGGCGGGTTGCCGGCGTTGAAACCCGAGGATACGCCTTCTTTTATCCGTGATTATGAATCGGACCCCGTGAGATCCGAGTTAATGACACAGCAGTTTAGGAATGTGGAGATTGTGGACTGGATATTTGTCAATACATTTCACGAGTTGGAACAAGAG GTATGTGACTGGATGGCTAAGTTTTTGCCGGTGAGGGCCATCGGACCAACCATACCATCCATGTACATTGACAAAAGGCTACCAGATGATAGAGAATATGGTATAAGCGCCTTCAAGCCGGTAACAGATCCTTGCATGAAATGGCTCAAAAACCAGCCCAACAGATCAGTCATTTACGCATCATTTGGAAGCTTTGCACAACCAGGAAAAGAGCAAATGGAAGAACTGGCCCTTGCCTTGAAAATGAGCAACATGAACTTCTTGTGGGTGGTGAGAGCATCAGAAGAAGCTAAACTCCCAAAAAACTACAGAGAGGAGACATCGGAAAAAGGACTAATCATAACGTGGTGCAATCAACTAGACGTTTTGGCACACGAGGCAATAGGGTGCTTCGTCACACACTGTGGGTGGAACTCGACATTGGAAACGTTAAGTTTGGGAGTCCCCATGGTGGCGCTACCACAATGGAGCGATCAGAGCACAAATGCCAAGCTTGTTTCGGATGTTTGGAGAGTCGGAATCAGGGCTCAGCCGGATGATAAAGGGATCGTTGGGAATGCAGAGATCGTCCGTTGCTTAAAGCATGTCGTGGAGGGAGAGACGGGGGAGGAGATTAGAAGAAGCGCGATGAAATGGAAGAAATTGGCAAGGGAAGCAGTTGATGAGGGGGGGAGTTCTGATAGAAACATCGAAGAATTTGTTTCTGCGTTGATGAAATTTTAA
- the LOC105164921 gene encoding UDP-glycosyltransferase 74E2-like, protein MEKGEGNPQKKAHCLILPYPIQGHINPMLQFAKRLLQKGIEITLVVTQTLVTSTLFSSSTIPLETISDGWADLPPGTGYDVHLARFKEFGSRTLKEALVRLTDSGRPVDCIVFDPFLPWCLDVAKEMGLAAAAFFTQSCAVDQIYYHVFKGELKVPLSGEEILIPGLPPLKPEDMPSFMYVHGSYPPLFEVVLNQFSGLEKADWLFLNTFYQLEEEVIDNMAKFLPVKTIGPTVPSMYLDKRVPDDKEYGLNVYKPDTVACMEWLNQQQPETVVYVSFGSLAQLGEVQMEELAWGLKLSNKQFLWVVRSSEESKLPKDFAQESSEKGLIVSWCPQLDVLAHEAVCCFVTHCGWNSTLEALSLGVPMVAVPQWSDQGTNSKFVMDVWKMGIRAKTDDSGVVNRETIASCIRDVMEGERGEEIKKNAIKWKELAREAVDEGGSSDKNIQDFVSSLSSNRFSPKHPIEIPNSQRIV, encoded by the exons ATGGAGAAAGGAGAAGGAAATCCGCAGAAGAAAGCTCATTGCTTGATCTTGCCATACCCAATTCAGGGCCATATAAACCCTATGCTCCAATTCGCCAAACGCTTGCTCCAAAAGGGTATCGAAATCACCTTAGTTGTAACTCAAACATTGGTCACAAGCACACTCTTCTCATCAAGCACCATCCCGCTTGAAACCATCTCCGATGGATGGGCCGACTTGCCCCCCGGCACCGGCTACGATGTTCACTTGGCACGATTTAAGGAATTCGGGTCCAGGACTTTGAAAGAAGCGTTGGTTAGGCTGACTGATTCGGGTCGCCCTGTGGACTGTATCGTTTTCGACCCGTTTCTGCCTTGGTGTTTGGATGTGGCGAAGGAGATGGGCCTGGCGGCGGCGGCGTTCTTCACGCAGTCCTGCGCCGTGGACCAGATTTACTACCATGTGTTCAAGGGGGAATTGAAGGTTCCGCTGTCCGGAGAGGAGATTTTGATTCCCGGGTTGCCGCCGTTGAAGCCGGAAGATATGCCTTCTTTCATGTACGTGCATGGATCCTACCCGCCGCTTTTTGAGGTGGTTCTTAATCAGTTTAGCGGCCTTGAGAAGGCTGACTGGCTGTTTCTCAACACATTCTACCAGTTGGAAGAAGAA GTGATTGATAATATGGCAAAGTTCTTGCCGGTGAAGACAATCGGGCCGACGGTACCATCCATGTACTTGGACAAGCGGGTACCGGACGACAAAGAATACGGGCTCAACGTCTACAAGCCCGACACTGTGGCCTGCATGGAATGGCTGAACCAGCAGCAGCCCGAAACAGTTGTATACGTTTCTTTTGGAAGCTTAGCCCAATTAGGAGAGGTGCAAATGGAAGAACTGGCATGGGGTCTAAAATTGAGCAACAAGCAGTTTTTGTGGGTGGTGAGGTCATCTGAAGAATCCAAACTTCCTAAAGATTTTGCACAAGAATCCTCGGAGAAGGGACTCATTGTGTCTTGGTGCCCCCAATTGGACGTTTTGGCACATGAGGCCGTATGCTGCTTTGTCACACACTGTGGGTGGAATTCGACTCTGGAGGCATTGAGTCTGGGAGTGCCAATGGTGGCAGTGCCTCAATGGAGCGATCAGGGCACGAATTCAAAGTTTGTGATGGATGTATGGAAGATGGGGATAAGGGCTAAGACCGACGATAGTGGAGTTGTTAATCGAGAGACGATTGCTAGTTGCATAAGGGATGTAATGGAAGGCGAGAGGGGggaagaaatcaagaaaaatgcCATCAAGTGGAAGGAATTGGCCAGGGAAGCTGTGGATGAAGGTGGAAGTTCcgataaaaatattcaagacTTCGTATCTAGTCTTAGTTCCAATCGCTTCTCACCAAAACATCCAATTGAAATCCCAAATTCACAAAGAATTGTATAA
- the LOC105164922 gene encoding UDP-glycosyltransferase 74E2-like, which produces MRPSFTTKIMEKGDGNSQKKAHCLILPFPVQGHINPMLQFAKRLLQNGIQITFVVTQNVAKTALFSSTTSAIPLEIISLGSAADLPHGTSYDVYLARFLEFGSRTLKEALVRLADSGRPVDCIVYDPILPWGLDVAKEFGMAAAAFFTHSCAVDQIYYHVFKGELKVPLSGEEILLPGLPPLMPDDMPSFVHVHGAYPPFLEMTVNRFSGLENADWLFFNTFYKLEEEVIDNMAKFFPVKTVGPTIPSMYLDKRLSDDREYGLSIYNPDTEACMEWLKQRQPESVVYVSFGSLAKLGEEQMEELAWGLRLSNKHFLWVVRSSEESKLPKDFAKESWEMGLIVPWCPQLDVLAHEAVCCFVTHCGWNSTLEALSLGVPMVAIPQWSDQTTNSKFVMDVWKMGVWAKVDDNGVVGRETVARCIKDVMEGQRREDMKRNAGKWKELAREAVEEGGTSHKNIQDFLSAISSNRTSHHLPS; this is translated from the exons ATGAGACCATCAttcacaacaaaaataatggagAAAGGAGACGGAAATTCGCAGAAGAAAGCTCACTGCTTAATCCTGCCATTCCCAGTTCAGGGCCATATAAACCCTATGCTCCAATTCGCCAAACGTTTACTCCAAAACGGTATACAAATCACCTTCGTTGTAACTCAAAATGTGGCCAAAACCGCACTCTTCTCATCAACTACCAGTGCCATCCCACTCGAAATCATCTCCCTTGGATCCGCCGCCGACTTGCCCCACGGCACCAGCTACGACGTTTACTTGGCACGATTTCTGGAATTCGGGTCGAGAACTTTGAAGGAAGCGTTGGTTAGGCTGGCCGATTCGGGTCGGCCGGTGGACTGTATCGTTTACGACCCTATTCTACCTTGGGGTTTGGATGTGGCCAAAGAGTTCGGCATGGCGGCGGCGGCGTTCTTCACGCACTCCTGCGCCGTGGACCAGATTTACTACCATGTGTTCAAGGGGGAATTGAAGGTTCCGCTGTCCGGAGAGGAGATTTTGCTTCCCGGGTTGCCGCCGTTGATGCCGGACGATATGCCTTCGTTCGTGCACGTGCACGGAGCCTACCCGCCGTTTTTGGAGATGACTGTGAATAGGTTCAGCGGCCTTGAGAACGCTGACTGGCTGTTTTTCAACACATTCTACAAGTTGGAGGAAGAA GTGATTGATAATATGGCAAAGTTCTTTCCCGTGAAGACCGTGGGGCCGACTATACCATCCATGTACTTGGACAAGCGCTTGTCAGATGACAGAGAATATGGGCTTAGCATCTACAATCCGGACACTGAGGCCTGCATGGAATGGCTGAAACAACGACAACCCGAATCTGTTGTATATGTTTCTTTCGGAAGCTTAGCCAAATTAGGAGAGGAGCAAATGGAAGAACTGGCATGGGGTTTAAGATTAAGCAACAAGCACTTCTTGTGGGTAGTGCGATCATCAGAAGAATCCAAACTTCCCAAAGACTTTGCCAAAGAATCTTGGGAGATGGGACTAATTGTGCCGTGGTGCCCCCAATTGGACGTTCTGGCCCATGAGGCCGTATGTTGCTTCGTTACACACTGTGGGTGGAACTCGACGTTGGAGGCACTGAGTCTGGGAGTCCCAATGGTGGCAATCCCCCAGTGGAGTGATCAAACCACAAATTCAAAGTTTGTGATGGATGTATGGAAGATGGGAGTTTGGGCTAAAGTAGATGATAATGGAGTTGTTGGTCGAGAGACGGTTGCTCGTTGCATAAAGGATGTAATGGAAGGCCAGAGACGGGAAGACATGAAGAGAAATGCAGGCAAGTGGAAGGAATTGGCTAGGGAAGCTGTGGAGGAAGGTGGAACTTCTCACAAAAATATCCAAGACTTTCTATCTGCTATTTCTTCCAATCGCACTTCCCACCATCTACCTTCTTAG
- the LOC105164924 gene encoding probable WRKY transcription factor 17, which produces MAVELLGYGNLNEQMAIQEAASAGLKSMEHLIRAVSHQQQQQQLDCREITDFTVSKFKKVISLLNRTGHARFRRGPVQPQPQCAAVTQVQNHDLASGSTLPLNPASGIYQPQPLSLFSLSPASTPSPAAAPAPAQPLTLDFTKPRSSFGKDGSEVMGKEALSLSAAMSTSGNSSSTFVSSITGEGSVSNGKGGSPSMFLAPSAPAVSAGKPPLSGKRCREHEHSDNISGKTSGSSRCHCKKRKSRVKRTIRVPAISPKVADIPPDEYSWRKYGQKPIKGSPYPRGYYKCSTVRGCPARKHVERATDDPKMLIVTYEGEHRHTQGPMQEIPGAGVAAPAQLVVFESS; this is translated from the exons ATGGCTGTGGAATTGCTCGGGTACGGGAATCTGAACGAGCAAATGGCGATTCAAGAAGCCGCCTCAGCCGGATTGAAGTCCATGGAGCATTTGATCCGAGCGGTTTCccatcagcagcagcagcagcagcttgACTGCAGGGAAATCACGGATTTCACTGTTTCTAAGTTTAAAAAGGTGATTTCCCTTCTGAACAGAACTGGTCACGCGCGGTTCCGGCGTGGCCCTGTGCAACCTCAGCCACAGTGTGCGGCGGTGACTCAGGTTCAGAATCATGACTTGGCTTCCGGCTCAACTCTACCTCTAAATCCGGCTTCTGGAATTTACCAGCCTCAACCTCTGAGCCTGTTCTCTCTTTCCCCTGCTTCAACGCCGTCGCCAGCTGCGGCTCCGGCTCCGGCTCAGCCCTTGACGCTTGATTTCACCAAGCCTCGCTCTTCTTTTGGGAAGGATGGGAGTGAAGTTATGGGCAAAGAGGCGTTAAGCTTATCAGCTGCGATGTCCACCTCCGGGAACTCGTCCTCGACCTTTGTATCCTCGATCACTGGTGAAGGCAGCGTGTCCAATGGAAAAGGTGGATCTCCGTCAATGTTTCTGGCGCCGTCTGCTCCAGCGGTCTCCGCTGGAAAGCCGCCGCTATCTGGGAAGAGGTGTCGGGAGCATGAGCATTCAGATAACATCTCCGGCAAAACCTCTGGTTCTAGCCGCTGCCACTGCAAAAAGAG GAAATCTAGGGTCAAGAGGACGATTAGAGTGCCGGCGATCAGCCCAAAAGTCGCCGATATTCCACCGGACGAGTACTCTTGGAGAAAGTACGGTCAGAAGCCAATCAAGGGCTCACCATACCCACG GGGTTACTATAAGTGTAGCACGGTTAGGGGTTGCCCAGCAAGGAAGCACGTGGAGAGGGCGACCGATGATCCAAAGATGCTGATCGTGACGTACGAGGGAGAGCATCGGCATACTCAGGGGCCGATGCAGGAGATTCCTGGTGCAGGCGTTGCTGCTCCTGCTCAGTTGGTGGTGTTTGAGTCGtcatga